Proteins encoded in a region of the Stieleria neptunia genome:
- a CDS encoding FAD-dependent oxidoreductase, producing the protein MVTALNAPLANRQQVGPTTAQRHTASQQRPRLVIVGGGMAGFGLCDRLVRSGVIQGYDVTVIGDEPLPAYDRVNLSTYFEGRSAEELLLAPRDWYQKHHIELVTGRRIERIDREQRMVFDQDGSLYPYDQLVLATGSHAFVPPIRGCDSEGVFVYRTIADLESIRDYCASRNVRRGGVIGGGLLGLEAAKILMDLGLSVSVIEMAPGLMPRQLDADAAGLLKRKIKSLGVDVQLVRRTESIAVVDEGIRIEFSNASDLHVDLLVVAAGVRPNDKLAEAAGLEIGPRRGVKVNACLQTSDPDIFAIGECASFNDHVFGLAAPCFRMADVLAQRLAGGDTTFNGADESAELKLMGVQVATLGTTIGEFAGGNVVTHHDESGYRKLLTERGRIVGASCVGPWDELPQVRQAIAKRARLWPWQRKRFLNTGSPWSPGGAMPVTDWPADAIVCSCLSVSKSTIVELIDDGKPDVEQIALACGASTACGSCRGLVGQLAGAATAEPVVVPGARTMMVASVLALLAGLAWWVVPPIPLTDSVQSSWRAVESIWRSDLGRQVSGFTLVGLTLLGLVFSLRKRLSWFHWGSYGFWRAAHGVLGTAVLLGVALHTGMRLGHNLNFLLAVCFLSAATLGAVAGITSSLESRASGNLGMWIRRWRPRLSRMHLWVTWPLPILIALHVLGFYWFSD; encoded by the coding sequence ATGGTTACCGCGCTGAACGCCCCTCTCGCAAATCGTCAACAGGTCGGTCCCACCACCGCCCAGCGTCACACTGCGTCCCAACAGCGCCCCCGGCTGGTGATCGTCGGCGGCGGAATGGCAGGTTTTGGGTTATGCGATCGCCTCGTCCGCAGTGGTGTCATCCAGGGTTATGACGTCACGGTCATCGGTGACGAACCGCTGCCGGCGTATGACCGAGTCAACTTGTCCACTTACTTCGAGGGTCGCTCGGCGGAAGAGCTGTTGTTGGCGCCGCGGGATTGGTACCAGAAACATCACATCGAATTGGTGACGGGGCGTCGCATCGAGCGGATCGATCGCGAGCAACGGATGGTGTTTGATCAGGACGGGTCGCTCTATCCCTACGACCAATTGGTCTTGGCGACCGGATCTCACGCCTTCGTGCCCCCGATCAGGGGTTGTGATAGCGAAGGTGTGTTTGTCTATCGCACGATCGCCGACCTGGAATCGATTCGCGACTACTGCGCGTCACGAAACGTGCGTCGAGGTGGCGTGATCGGCGGCGGCCTGTTGGGTTTGGAAGCCGCCAAAATCCTGATGGACCTGGGGTTGTCGGTCAGCGTGATCGAAATGGCACCGGGATTGATGCCGCGACAACTGGACGCCGACGCCGCAGGACTGCTCAAACGCAAGATCAAGAGTTTGGGCGTTGATGTCCAGCTGGTCCGCCGCACCGAATCGATCGCTGTCGTCGACGAGGGGATACGCATCGAGTTTTCCAACGCAAGTGATCTGCACGTCGACTTGCTGGTGGTCGCCGCGGGCGTGCGTCCCAACGACAAACTGGCCGAAGCGGCGGGTCTTGAAATCGGCCCGCGTCGGGGAGTGAAGGTCAACGCGTGTTTACAGACCAGCGATCCGGACATTTTTGCGATCGGCGAATGCGCCTCGTTCAACGACCACGTCTTCGGACTTGCCGCGCCCTGTTTTCGCATGGCCGATGTTTTGGCACAGCGGCTGGCCGGCGGCGACACCACGTTCAACGGTGCCGACGAATCAGCGGAACTGAAACTGATGGGCGTGCAAGTCGCGACGCTGGGCACGACGATCGGTGAATTCGCCGGCGGCAACGTGGTCACGCACCATGACGAATCGGGTTATCGAAAACTGTTGACCGAACGGGGCCGAATCGTCGGCGCGTCCTGTGTCGGCCCCTGGGATGAATTGCCACAAGTCAGACAGGCGATCGCCAAACGGGCGCGACTGTGGCCCTGGCAACGCAAACGATTCTTGAACACAGGATCCCCCTGGTCGCCCGGTGGTGCGATGCCGGTCACCGATTGGCCGGCGGACGCGATCGTGTGTTCGTGTCTATCGGTCAGCAAATCGACGATCGTCGAATTGATCGACGACGGCAAACCAGACGTCGAACAAATCGCGCTGGCATGCGGTGCTTCGACCGCGTGCGGCAGCTGTCGGGGTCTGGTCGGCCAGCTGGCCGGCGCCGCGACGGCCGAACCGGTCGTGGTCCCCGGGGCGAGGACCATGATGGTGGCCAGCGTGTTGGCGTTGTTGGCCGGTCTGGCTTGGTGGGTCGTTCCGCCGATCCCGCTGACCGACAGCGTGCAATCGTCGTGGCGAGCGGTCGAATCGATTTGGCGGAGTGATCTCGGTCGCCAGGTCAGTGGATTCACCCTGGTCGGATTGACGCTGCTGGGGCTCGTCTTTTCGCTCCGCAAACGCCTGTCGTGGTTTCATTGGGGATCGTACGGGTTCTGGCGTGCCGCACACGGCGTATTGGGGACGGCGGTGCTGCTGGGCGTCGCCCTTCACACCGGGATGCGGCTGGGACACAACCTGAATTTCTTGCTCGCGGTTTGTTTCTTGTCCGCCGCGACGTTGGGCGCGGTGGCGGGAATCACAAGCAGCCTGGAGAGTCGCGCGTCGGGGAATCTGGGGATGTGGATTCGTCGCTGGCGTCCCCGATTGAGCCGCATGCACCTCTGGGTGACCTGGCCGTTGCCGATCTTGATCGCGCTTCATGTGCTCGGCTTTTATTGGTTCAGCGATTGA
- a CDS encoding cytochrome c3 family protein produces MNIQIRSAWNAFRQSPHAPKWLTWAAINVSIAAYFGFGLVAPASVSKTAWLPGETTHGHYQIEMDCNACHDPGRSADGPSGSDVMQDACIRCHGEQLDRAKDTHPAKKFRDPTNAERLAVLDAQNCLSCHQEHVPEQTLTMGLTLPADYCWHCHQEVADSRPSHRDMAYDSCATAGCHNYHDNRALYEKYLDDHHGQPDHLELASLPRRSTAASLSGVFRPDRPLAIDQADHPATQSVDQRVLDDWATTAHARAGVNCTHCHGGNGDTAWSEAVAMESCQQCHAGQVASFQTGKHGMRLAVGLPAMTPDQARLPMHAGQAHAQLDCNACHPGHRFDTQFAAAEACLQCHADDHSLAYRDSAHAALWQEELAGSGAVGSGVSCASCHLPRIEGETGIWVNHDQNANLRPSETMARQVCTHCHGLEYSLSALADPRSVASCFGDAPTERIESVQMAHAWFLQRQAKRDARLKKP; encoded by the coding sequence ATGAACATTCAAATCCGATCGGCCTGGAACGCATTTCGTCAGTCTCCGCACGCGCCAAAATGGTTGACGTGGGCGGCGATCAATGTCTCGATCGCCGCCTATTTCGGCTTCGGGCTGGTCGCCCCCGCATCGGTCAGCAAAACCGCTTGGCTGCCCGGTGAAACGACGCACGGCCACTATCAGATCGAAATGGATTGCAACGCCTGCCATGACCCGGGGCGTTCGGCGGACGGCCCGAGCGGATCCGACGTCATGCAAGATGCCTGCATCCGTTGCCACGGCGAACAGTTGGATCGGGCCAAGGACACGCACCCGGCAAAGAAGTTTCGCGACCCGACCAACGCCGAACGACTGGCGGTGCTCGACGCGCAAAACTGCTTGAGTTGCCATCAAGAACACGTCCCCGAACAGACGTTGACGATGGGGCTGACCCTGCCGGCCGATTACTGTTGGCACTGTCATCAAGAGGTCGCCGATTCGCGGCCCAGCCACCGCGACATGGCATACGACAGTTGCGCCACCGCCGGGTGTCACAATTACCACGACAACCGTGCGCTCTATGAAAAGTATCTCGATGATCACCACGGCCAGCCGGATCATTTGGAGCTTGCGTCGTTGCCCCGGCGGTCGACCGCCGCGTCGCTCTCGGGCGTCTTTCGCCCCGACCGCCCGCTGGCGATCGATCAAGCCGATCATCCCGCGACGCAATCGGTCGACCAACGCGTGCTGGACGACTGGGCGACAACCGCCCACGCCCGCGCGGGCGTCAACTGCACGCACTGCCACGGCGGGAACGGTGACACGGCGTGGTCCGAAGCCGTCGCCATGGAAAGCTGCCAGCAATGCCATGCCGGCCAGGTCGCCAGTTTTCAAACCGGCAAGCACGGGATGCGGCTGGCCGTCGGGCTGCCCGCGATGACGCCCGACCAGGCCCGATTGCCGATGCATGCCGGCCAGGCCCATGCACAACTGGACTGCAACGCCTGTCATCCCGGTCATCGATTCGACACCCAATTCGCCGCCGCCGAGGCCTGCCTGCAGTGCCACGCGGACGATCATTCGTTGGCCTACCGCGACAGCGCGCACGCGGCGCTGTGGCAAGAGGAACTGGCCGGCAGCGGCGCCGTCGGCAGCGGCGTTTCCTGCGCCAGCTGTCACCTGCCCCGGATCGAAGGCGAGACCGGGATCTGGGTCAACCATGACCAGAACGCAAACCTGCGACCCAGCGAAACGATGGCCCGACAGGTCTGCACGCACTGCCACGGACTGGAGTATTCACTCAGCGCTTTGGCCGATCCCCGATCCGTCGCGTCGTGCTTCGGCGATGCCCCGACCGAACGCATTGAAAGCGTGCAAATGGCGCACGCGTGGTTCCTGCAGCGCCAGGCCAAACGCGACGCCCGTCTCAAGAAACCGTGA
- a CDS encoding Tll0287-like domain-containing protein has product MMKLNRNQQLAAAALTVCAVLPLAALSGCSNSEASSTPSGGITPQQFADGVHAVMMADRTVYATHVVTNLNKQDAPVKAFEYWEDTENSIPLPAQMFRMGAELVDENPEAGFTYALRSKWPLNDQHQAKTELEQTALDYLSDNPGENFYGEEELGDQKYFVAVYPDRAVAEACWSCHNEHPNRGDDYPEFAKDDVMGGVLVRVPL; this is encoded by the coding sequence ATGATGAAATTGAATCGCAACCAACAACTTGCCGCCGCGGCCCTGACCGTGTGCGCAGTGCTGCCCCTGGCGGCGCTATCGGGGTGCAGCAACAGCGAAGCGAGTTCGACACCGTCCGGTGGGATCACGCCCCAACAATTTGCCGATGGCGTGCATGCGGTGATGATGGCCGACCGGACCGTCTACGCGACGCACGTCGTGACGAATCTGAACAAGCAAGACGCCCCCGTCAAAGCGTTCGAATACTGGGAAGACACCGAGAACTCGATTCCGTTGCCGGCGCAGATGTTCCGCATGGGCGCCGAGTTGGTCGACGAGAACCCGGAAGCTGGTTTCACCTACGCCCTGCGCAGCAAATGGCCGCTCAATGACCAGCACCAGGCCAAGACCGAGCTGGAACAGACGGCACTCGATTACCTGAGCGACAATCCCGGAGAGAACTTCTACGGGGAAGAAGAACTCGGCGACCAAAAGTACTTCGTCGCCGTCTATCCCGACCGTGCCGTCGCCGAGGCCTGCTGGTCGTGCCACAACGAACACCCCAATCGCGGCGACGACTACCCCGAATTTGCCAAAGACGACGTGATGGGCGGAGTGCTGGTGCGGGTCCCGCTTTAA
- a CDS encoding globin family protein has protein sequence MTPQQIDLVQSSWEKVKPISEQAAELFYGRLFELDPSLKPLFKGDMKEQGKKLMATLNLAVTSLTKLEDILPAVQDLGRRHVKYGVPDESYQTVGEALLWTLQQGLAEAFTDEVKQAWTITYVTLSNVMLDAAHESDASAAKAG, from the coding sequence ATGACTCCCCAACAAATCGATTTGGTTCAGTCTTCTTGGGAAAAGGTAAAACCGATTTCCGAGCAAGCCGCAGAACTGTTTTATGGCCGCCTGTTTGAACTCGATCCGTCTCTGAAACCGCTCTTCAAGGGCGACATGAAAGAGCAGGGCAAGAAGCTGATGGCGACATTAAATCTAGCCGTCACCTCACTGACCAAATTGGAAGACATCCTGCCCGCGGTCCAAGACCTGGGGCGGCGACATGTCAAGTACGGCGTCCCCGACGAGAGTTACCAGACGGTCGGCGAGGCGTTGCTCTGGACGCTCCAACAAGGGCTCGCGGAGGCCTTCACCGACGAAGTCAAGCAGGCCTGGACGATCACCTACGTGACGCTCAGCAACGTGATGCTCGACGCCGCCCATGAAAGCGACGCGTCGGCAGCGAAAGCCGGTTAA
- a CDS encoding alginate export family protein, whose amino-acid sequence MPPHQNTRRRTLALALLAGLTAAPSALAETPHGLVETVVLDATDTPQGNVQLVADTQYGNVPYIAFQEEPAPLEDAPQADPPQPVPMDEPAPAATVDAASMAAPVVTSCNCCTTPCCTKAKKAAATAAMKSAYAGVFYANNFSYLNDPCYDGPSFFGDSLKGMLGGKLDIGGEARMRYHNENNFRGLGLTGVDDSFFLTRYRMFANLRINEYFRAYGEYLYADSGGETFNNRPIEENRGEIQNLFLDTKLTDSLNLRLGRQELLFGDQRLISPLDWANTRRSFQGVRGTYKGDAWTVDGFFVNPLNRNAANESKIDDANEDVDFYGVYASNSGTALGTVDAYYLGLNNQVLDFDYHTLGSRVAGSSDAGVLYAMEGGVQFGSNSPGYGDHSAGFFTGGLGKQLSICTGCGEWKPTVWFWYDWASGGDDVPAARGDDSFDHLFPLAHKYLGLMDLFGRRNINDVNAQFITPILGDKVKLLVWYHHFFLDQATTPYGVTMAPFNPANAAGDKELGQEIDLVLTCGINPRTNVQIGYSHFRAGDYYDTTAGVPTNADADFFWTQFQWRF is encoded by the coding sequence ATGCCTCCACATCAAAACACTCGCCGGCGCACGCTCGCGTTGGCACTGCTTGCCGGCTTAACCGCCGCCCCGTCGGCGCTGGCCGAAACACCACACGGCCTGGTCGAGACGGTCGTACTGGACGCCACCGACACGCCGCAAGGCAACGTCCAATTGGTGGCCGATACACAGTACGGCAATGTCCCCTACATCGCCTTTCAGGAGGAGCCCGCGCCGTTGGAGGATGCCCCCCAAGCGGACCCGCCACAGCCCGTTCCGATGGACGAGCCGGCTCCCGCGGCGACGGTCGATGCCGCTTCGATGGCCGCGCCCGTCGTGACGAGTTGCAACTGCTGCACGACGCCGTGCTGCACCAAGGCGAAAAAAGCCGCCGCGACGGCAGCGATGAAAAGCGCCTACGCCGGTGTGTTCTACGCCAACAACTTCAGCTATCTGAACGATCCCTGCTACGACGGCCCTTCGTTCTTTGGCGATTCGCTCAAGGGCATGCTGGGCGGCAAGCTGGACATCGGTGGCGAAGCGCGGATGCGTTACCACAACGAGAACAACTTTCGCGGCCTGGGATTGACCGGCGTCGACGATTCGTTCTTCCTGACCCGCTATCGGATGTTCGCGAATCTGCGGATCAACGAGTATTTCCGCGCCTACGGCGAGTACTTGTACGCCGATTCGGGCGGCGAGACGTTCAACAACCGACCGATCGAAGAGAATCGTGGTGAAATCCAGAACCTGTTCTTGGACACCAAGCTGACCGATTCGTTGAACTTGCGTCTGGGACGACAAGAATTGCTGTTCGGCGACCAGCGGTTGATTTCACCGTTGGATTGGGCGAACACGCGACGCTCGTTCCAAGGTGTCCGCGGAACCTACAAGGGCGATGCCTGGACCGTCGACGGGTTCTTTGTCAATCCGCTCAATCGAAATGCCGCCAACGAAAGCAAGATCGACGACGCCAACGAGGACGTGGACTTCTACGGAGTCTATGCCAGCAACAGCGGAACCGCGTTGGGAACCGTGGACGCGTACTACCTGGGACTGAACAACCAGGTGCTTGATTTTGACTACCATACGCTCGGTTCACGCGTCGCCGGGTCGTCCGACGCCGGCGTGCTGTATGCCATGGAAGGCGGCGTCCAGTTCGGTTCCAACAGCCCCGGGTATGGTGACCACAGCGCCGGATTCTTTACCGGCGGCTTGGGCAAACAGTTGAGCATTTGCACCGGCTGTGGCGAGTGGAAACCGACGGTTTGGTTCTGGTATGACTGGGCGTCCGGTGGCGATGACGTTCCGGCCGCACGCGGGGACGATAGTTTCGACCACCTGTTCCCACTGGCTCACAAATACTTGGGCCTGATGGACTTGTTCGGACGTCGGAACATCAACGACGTCAACGCCCAGTTCATCACGCCGATCTTGGGTGACAAGGTCAAGTTGCTGGTCTGGTACCACCACTTTTTCCTCGATCAAGCCACGACGCCATATGGTGTCACCATGGCCCCCTTCAACCCCGCCAATGCCGCCGGGGACAAGGAACTCGGTCAGGAGATCGATCTGGTGCTGACTTGCGGAATCAACCCGCGGACGAACGTCCAAATCGGTTATTCGCACTTCCGTGCCGGCGACTACTACGACACCACGGCCGGGGTTCCGACCAACGCCGACGCCGACTTCTTCTGGACCCAGTTCCAGTGGCGGTTCTAG
- a CDS encoding CmpA/NrtA family ABC transporter substrate-binding protein: MQVLRHLPTSALAPLTLLLVGALQIGCSDSNISLEDLEAAAAKLETTAGEDADAGAAVMEILDVEKPNLKFGFIKLTDCAPLVIAKEKGYFEEEGLNVEIEAQSNWKVLLDRVIDGQLDGAHMLAGQPIGATIGFGTQAHVITAYSLDYNGNGITVSNEIWEQMQENDPALKSDTPPHPIPATSLKPIVDSYKQEGKDFNMGMVFPVSTHNYEIRYWLAAAGIHPGMYTEENIQGTVDADVLLSVTPPPQMPATLEAGTILGYCVGEPWNQQAVVKGIGVPVTTNYDIWKNNPEKVFGVTKEWDEKHPNTHLAVIKALIRAGKWLDATDENGVLVNRQEAAKILSGKDYVGADEDVIDNSMTGTFVFQETDVRPMPDFNVFFKYYASYPHYSDCIWFLTQMRRWGQITEGKPASWYAETAQEIYKPEIYRKAAAMLVAEGKASAEDFPAEDYDGYRDVTTEFIDGTPYDAKDPVGYVNGFEIGNKDPESLAKQ; encoded by the coding sequence ATGCAAGTCCTGCGACATCTGCCAACGTCCGCGCTCGCCCCGCTGACGCTCCTGTTGGTCGGTGCGTTGCAGATCGGCTGTTCTGATTCCAACATCTCATTGGAAGACCTGGAAGCCGCCGCGGCGAAACTCGAAACCACCGCGGGCGAAGACGCCGACGCGGGCGCCGCGGTGATGGAAATCCTGGACGTCGAAAAACCAAACTTGAAATTCGGCTTCATCAAGCTGACCGACTGTGCGCCGCTGGTGATCGCGAAAGAGAAGGGCTACTTCGAAGAGGAAGGATTGAACGTCGAAATCGAAGCTCAATCGAACTGGAAAGTGTTGCTGGACCGGGTGATCGACGGCCAACTCGACGGCGCCCACATGTTGGCCGGCCAGCCGATCGGTGCGACCATCGGATTCGGCACCCAAGCTCACGTGATCACCGCCTATAGCCTGGATTACAACGGCAACGGGATCACGGTCAGCAATGAAATCTGGGAACAGATGCAGGAGAATGATCCGGCGTTGAAGTCCGACACACCGCCGCATCCGATACCCGCGACCTCGCTCAAGCCGATCGTCGACTCGTACAAGCAAGAGGGCAAGGATTTCAACATGGGGATGGTCTTCCCCGTCAGCACGCACAACTACGAAATTCGATATTGGCTGGCCGCCGCGGGCATTCATCCGGGGATGTACACCGAAGAAAACATCCAAGGGACCGTCGACGCCGACGTGTTGTTGTCGGTCACTCCGCCGCCCCAGATGCCCGCGACGTTGGAAGCCGGAACGATCCTCGGTTATTGCGTCGGCGAACCGTGGAACCAACAAGCCGTCGTCAAGGGCATCGGCGTTCCGGTCACCACCAACTATGACATTTGGAAGAACAATCCCGAGAAAGTCTTCGGCGTGACCAAAGAGTGGGACGAAAAACACCCCAACACCCACCTTGCCGTGATCAAGGCCTTGATCCGCGCCGGCAAATGGCTCGACGCAACCGACGAAAACGGCGTCCTGGTCAACCGCCAAGAAGCCGCCAAAATTCTGTCGGGAAAAGATTACGTCGGAGCGGACGAAGACGTGATCGACAACAGCATGACCGGCACGTTTGTCTTTCAAGAGACCGACGTCCGCCCGATGCCCGACTTCAACGTCTTCTTTAAATACTACGCCAGCTATCCGCACTACAGCGACTGCATCTGGTTCTTGACGCAGATGCGACGCTGGGGCCAGATCACCGAAGGCAAGCCCGCGAGTTGGTACGCGGAAACGGCCCAGGAGATCTACAAGCCGGAAATCTATCGCAAGGCCGCGGCGATGTTGGTCGCCGAAGGCAAGGCGTCTGCCGAAGACTTCCCCGCGGAGGACTACGACGGCTATCGAGACGTCACGACAGAGTTCATTGATGGCACCCCGTACGACGCCAAGGACCCGGTGGGCTACGTCAATGGTTTCGAGATCGGCAACAAAGATCCCGAATCGTTGGCCAAGCAGTAA
- a CDS encoding ABC transporter permease: MNWRGKALKFCDVAGLPALEPFVRLLAGEDVKEQLKGIAKFVVLPVAAVAVFLMLWSAAARTVVTDSMRLPSPTDTWTAGKELFAMHSAQRAEDLKVKQEKTLQAVQLLAQANAVGKQAESATGERKETLLANALVLKKKAVQAANYRPSSAPTFVDQIVTSLKTVFVGFAIATLIAVPIGVLCGMSPWCNAALTPFIQVFKPVSPLAWLPLAFLIIVWAYSGTKPGDNFFDKAFLISAITVSLCSLWPTLVNTTLGVASVDKDYMNVARVLKLSWSQQLFKIILPASLPLMFAGLRISLGVGWMVLIAADMLAQNPGLGKFVWDEFQNGSSQTYARIAFSVIIIGVIGLVLDRIMIFMRNLVSFGDPQAA; the protein is encoded by the coding sequence ATGAATTGGAGAGGAAAAGCACTGAAGTTCTGTGACGTTGCCGGGCTTCCCGCCCTGGAACCGTTCGTCAGACTGCTCGCCGGCGAAGACGTCAAAGAGCAACTCAAAGGGATTGCCAAGTTCGTGGTCTTGCCGGTCGCGGCCGTCGCCGTGTTCCTGATGTTGTGGTCGGCCGCCGCCCGCACGGTGGTCACCGACAGCATGCGGCTGCCCAGCCCGACCGACACCTGGACGGCCGGCAAAGAACTGTTCGCGATGCATTCGGCTCAGCGCGCCGAGGACCTCAAGGTCAAGCAGGAAAAAACGTTGCAAGCCGTCCAGTTGCTCGCCCAAGCCAACGCGGTGGGCAAGCAGGCCGAATCGGCAACGGGCGAGCGGAAAGAAACGCTGCTGGCCAATGCCCTGGTCTTGAAGAAGAAGGCGGTTCAAGCGGCAAACTACCGTCCCTCGAGCGCCCCGACCTTCGTCGACCAGATCGTCACCAGCCTGAAAACCGTGTTCGTCGGATTCGCCATCGCCACCTTGATCGCCGTCCCGATCGGCGTGCTCTGCGGCATGAGCCCCTGGTGCAACGCGGCACTGACGCCGTTCATCCAGGTCTTCAAACCGGTCAGCCCACTGGCTTGGTTGCCGCTGGCGTTCTTGATCATCGTCTGGGCCTATTCCGGGACCAAACCCGGCGACAACTTTTTCGATAAAGCCTTTTTGATTTCCGCCATCACGGTCTCGTTGTGTTCCCTGTGGCCGACGCTGGTCAACACCACGCTCGGCGTGGCAAGCGTCGACAAGGACTACATGAACGTGGCCCGCGTGCTGAAACTTTCCTGGAGCCAACAGCTGTTCAAGATCATTCTGCCGGCCAGTCTGCCGCTGATGTTCGCCGGGCTGCGGATCAGTCTGGGCGTCGGTTGGATGGTCCTGATCGCCGCCGACATGCTGGCCCAAAACCCGGGGCTGGGCAAGTTCGTCTGGGACGAGTTTCAAAACGGCAGCAGCCAGACCTACGCCCGCATCGCATTCAGCGTGATCATCATCGGTGTGATCGGACTGGTGCTCGATCGGATCATGATTTTCATGCGAAACCTGGTCAGTTTCGGTGACCCACAAGCCGCCTAG
- a CDS encoding ABC transporter ATP-binding protein produces the protein MSVAVLQRPRSKSIARPAPPDPLISMRAVSKGYGSGVTRNAVLNNINLNLRKGEFLAIVGFSGSGKTTLTKLLAGLEMPDSGEIVMENEVIKGPSEERGIVFQNYSLLPWLTVRGNIALSVDRVFKHWSRGERHDHVEKFIEMVGLSHAVHRRPHELSGGMRQRVSLARTLAMKPNVLLLDEPLGALDALTRSVLQEEILKIWEEERQTCLLITNDVDEAILLADRIVPLNPGPNASLGPAFSVELDRPRNKTELNHNETFKGLRNAVTNYLVAVRQKSRDDEALSSEAPPIELPDLQPRSLRIPRGRAG, from the coding sequence ATGAGCGTCGCAGTCCTCCAACGGCCCCGATCCAAATCGATCGCCAGACCCGCGCCGCCCGATCCGTTGATCTCGATGCGGGCGGTCAGCAAAGGGTATGGGAGTGGTGTCACGCGCAACGCAGTGTTGAACAATATCAATCTGAATTTGCGCAAGGGCGAGTTCCTGGCGATCGTCGGTTTCTCCGGCAGCGGAAAGACGACACTGACCAAGTTGCTGGCCGGGCTGGAGATGCCCGACAGCGGCGAGATCGTGATGGAGAACGAGGTCATCAAGGGACCGAGCGAAGAGCGCGGCATCGTGTTTCAAAACTACTCGCTGCTGCCCTGGCTGACCGTGCGGGGAAACATCGCCCTGTCGGTCGATCGAGTGTTCAAACATTGGTCGCGTGGCGAACGACACGACCATGTCGAAAAATTTATCGAAATGGTCGGCTTGTCACACGCCGTGCATCGCCGACCGCACGAATTGTCCGGCGGGATGCGCCAACGTGTGTCACTGGCACGAACCCTGGCCATGAAACCCAACGTCCTGTTGCTCGATGAACCCCTGGGCGCCCTCGACGCCTTGACCCGCAGCGTGCTGCAGGAAGAGATCCTGAAGATCTGGGAAGAAGAACGACAGACTTGCTTGCTGATCACCAACGATGTCGATGAAGCGATCTTGTTGGCCGATCGGATTGTCCCGCTGAACCCGGGGCCCAATGCGTCACTGGGTCCTGCGTTTTCGGTCGAACTGGATCGACCAAGAAACAAGACGGAGCTGAATCACAACGAGACCTTCAAGGGGTTACGAAACGCGGTCACCAATTACCTGGTCGCCGTGCGGCAAAAGTCGCGTGACGACGAAGCGTTGTCGTCCGAAGCACCGCCGATCGAGTTACCCGACCTGCAACCGCGAAGTCTGCGAATTCCACGCGGACGGGCCGGTTAA
- a CDS encoding ABC transporter ATP-binding protein, translating to MAGYVEMFRLGKTYDTPNGPAVIVEEFNLNMAKGEYICLLGHSGCGKSTVLTMTAGLNPISDGGIVIDGHEIEGPGPDRGVVFQSPCLMPWMTALENVLLGVNQVYPHGSKAQRRDIAGYYLTLVGLGSSLHTRASALSQGMQQRVGIARAFALKPKMLLLDEPFGMLDSLTRMELQEILLEILVRDKVTTLMITHDVDEALFMSDRVVMMTNGPRARVGKVFEMPFDRPRVRAEVLDHPQYYDLRGDMIQFLEDQDHKKLKADAEALEAKKQAEQEPQEVGV from the coding sequence ATGGCCGGTTATGTAGAAATGTTTCGTCTCGGCAAGACCTACGACACGCCCAACGGGCCCGCGGTCATTGTCGAAGAATTTAATTTGAACATGGCGAAAGGCGAGTACATTTGCTTGCTCGGTCACTCCGGTTGCGGCAAGAGCACCGTGTTGACCATGACCGCCGGACTCAACCCGATCAGCGACGGCGGGATCGTCATCGACGGCCACGAAATCGAAGGGCCGGGCCCGGACCGCGGCGTCGTCTTTCAATCGCCGTGCCTGATGCCGTGGATGACGGCGCTGGAAAACGTGTTGCTGGGCGTCAACCAGGTCTATCCACACGGCAGCAAAGCACAGCGGCGCGACATCGCCGGGTATTACCTGACGTTGGTCGGGCTCGGCAGCAGCCTCCACACACGCGCCTCGGCACTCAGCCAAGGCATGCAGCAGCGTGTCGGGATCGCGCGGGCGTTTGCCCTGAAACCGAAAATGTTGCTGTTGGATGAACCGTTCGGCATGCTCGACTCGCTCACCCGAATGGAGCTGCAAGAGATTCTGTTGGAGATCCTCGTCCGCGACAAAGTCACCACGCTGATGATCACGCACGACGTCGACGAAGCGCTGTTCATGAGCGATCGGGTCGTGATGATGACCAACGGTCCGCGGGCACGCGTCGGCAAAGTATTCGAAATGCCGTTTGACAGGCCGCGGGTCCGCGCCGAGGTCCTCGATCATCCCCAGTACTACGACCTGCGGGGCGACATGATTCAGTTCCTTGAAGATCAAGACCACAAGAAGTTGAAGGCCGACGCGGAAGCCTTGGAAGCGAAAAAGCAGGCCGAACAGGAGCCCCAAGAGGTCGGCGTTTAA